The genomic DNA CAAGAACGAGTGGGAGCGGAGGGTTCCGCTCACCCCGGACCACGTCGAAAGGCTGGTGCGGGAGTACGGCTGTTCGATTGTGGTGCAGCCATCGGGCATCCGGATTTTTCCCGACGATCAATATCGCGCCGCCGGCGCTCGGGTGGCCGAAGATCTCTCCGGCTGTCGGTTGATCGCCGGCGTCAAGGAAATGCCCCCGGACGTGCTGTGCGCGGGTCCGGCGTACCTGGCGTTCTTCCACGTCATCAAGGGCCAGCCCTACAACATGCCCCTTCTGCGGCACGCGCTCGATGCCGGCATCACCATGCTCGACTACGAACCGATCGTGGACGAAGAGGGCCGCCGGGCGGTGTTCTTCGGCCGCCACGCCGGCTATGCAGGGATGCTCGACGCGCTGTGGGCCTTCGGCCAACGCATGAAGCTTCAGGGCATCGACAGCCCGCTCCAGCGGGTGATCAAAGCCCTCGATTACGACACCGTCGAGTCGGCGCGCCAGTTTCTACGCGAAGAGATCGCGCCGGAGATTCGCGAAAGCGGGGTGCACCCGACGAACCATCCGTTGGTCGTGGGCTTCACCGGTGGAGGAAACGTCTCCCTCGGCGCCCAGGACATCCTCGGCGAGCTGCCGGTGCTGTCGATCACGCCGCAGGACCTCGCCACCGTCGCCGGAGACCCGAAGCTCTCGCGCCACGCCATCTACAAGGTGGTCTTTCGGCGGGACGACCGCAAGGACTTCAGCCGCTACCTGCCGTACCTCACGATGCTGGTCAACGGCATCTACTGGGAGGAAGGACACGACCGCCTGGTGACCCGCCAGGACGTGGAATCCCTGTGGGCCGGCGTGGCCCCACCCAAACTGCAAATGCTGGCGGACCTTTCCTGCGACGTGGAAGGCGGCATCGAGGTCACCACCCGGGTCGCGACCAACGGCGCCCCGGTGTACGTCTACGATCCGGAAACCGGTGACACCCTCGACGGGGTGGCGGGCCGGGGGCCGATCGTTCTTGCCGTGGACAACCTGCCGGCGGAGTTGCCGCGCAGCTCGTCGCGCTGGTTCGGCGACCTGCTGACGCCGATGATGCCCGCGCTCCTCGCTTGCGACTACAGCCGCCCCTTGGAAGAACTCGCCCTGCCGGCGGAGCTGGCCGGCGCGGTGATCACCCACCAAGGCCGGCTGGCGCCGGCCTTCGAGCACCTGCGCGAAGCCCTCGAATCGCACGCCTGAGTTCGCTCGTCCGGCTCCCTCGGGAGCAGACCCCGACATGCGGCATCCAAACGGCGAACGCCCGGCTTCTCAGCACCTCATACAAGGGGCCTGAGAAGTCCGGGCGGCGCGCAGGGTGCCCTCGAGCCGAAGGGTCGTCTACAGGCTCTTCGAGACGGTGAAGACCACTCGACCTTCCGCCAGGGGCTCGTTGTCGATATCCGTGTCCGTGTAGGCCAGGCTCAGCTCCCACGACTCGATCTCTTTGGCCACCGACAGACCGTAGTCCACATAGTCGACAAGGCCCGTGTCGTCGTCGAACGATGACTGCCCCCCATGCGCCCCGAGGGAGAAGCCGTGCCCCAGGTCGAACTCGAGATTGGCCTCGATGTAGTCGCCAGCGCCGCCGGCCCCGGCGAAGTCGTCGGTATACCAGTATTTCGCCGAGAAGAACTTGTAGCCGGCACCGAAGTACACCTCAACGTAGTCGCTCTCGCTCTCGCTTGGATAGAAATAGCCGATCGCTCCTAGGTCCCAGGAAAAGCCGCTGTCGTATTCGAAGAGCACACCCAAGTAGCCGTCCAATTCGATGTGGGCGGCGGTGCCGAAGTCGACATTCGAGCCCCACACCCCGGCATAGAACTTTCCGGCGGAAAAATCGAAACCGCCCTGAATCGCCGGGTCTTCATTGGTCTGAGAAATACCGCGGAACACGTAGTCCGAGGTCAGCGCCACGTTGCCGGTCAGTTCGTTAGCGGCGGCCGGTAGGGCTACACAAACCATCAGCGCAATGAGTGCGCCTCCAAAGAATTTCTTCATCATCTCCCCTTGTCTAGTGGAGAGGAAGCGGATGAGCGCTCACCTCCCTCAGATCTCACGGTTCAAAAATCTTCAGATTTCATACCACAGCATGTTCTCGTTACAGACACAACTTCAAAGCAAGGATCGTGGCGGAAAGGTAGCAGCTTCGGGAATCTCCGAAGTTCGCCGCACGGCACCGCCGATCAATCGATCCGCCGCGCTGGGTCCAAAGGCTTCACAAGCCCATACGTAGATCGCATTGATCAGTTGCGACATCTCACTGACGGTGACGGCGGAACGGATCTTCATGCCCTTGGGGTTGCCGCACCAGGCATTCACGACTTCGCGCGCCACGGCCGACATCCGAAGGCCCCGCGGACCCGCAGCAACAAACTTCCGCAAGTCGGCCCCGGCCCCTGGACGCACTCGATCAAAGCCATCGAGAAGTCCATCCAGCAGGTGATTGAGAACGACGAACTCCGCACTCATGGCCGGTGCATCGGCCGGCGCCGCAACCGGGGCCGTCGGCCCAGTGCCAAAATCGAAGGATGCCTTCGGCAACTGGGCCAGGGGGTCCGGACCAAGCTGCGACGGATCAAGGCGCAAACACTCGTTGATTCTGGCGATCAGGGCAGGACGCTGGTCTTCGATGTCGAAGAGCTCCGCCAGGCGCTGGCCGTAGTCCGCAATGCCGAAGGGGTTGCGCTCCGCAAACTCTTCCTGCCAGACCCGGATGCCACCGGCCGCCGCATCCGCCGGCAGCATCGATTGGAGCGCTAGATACAGGGCTCGGCGACGGCGAGTCGCAAAGCTGTCGTCAAGAGCCGGTTGGGCCATCAGACATCCTCCTTACCACCGTGCAAGATGTCCTGCTGGAATTCCGGATATCCCATTTCATAGTGCTCGGTGAAATCAAGTCCCCGCTGCTCGTGCATCGTCGATGCTCGAAGTGGGATCAACAGATCGACTCCCCTGAAGATCACCCAAGAAATTGGGAACGCCCAAAGGAAAGCAGCCACCACACCGATCAACTGAACCGTTACCTGTTCCAGGTTGAACAGATCACCGGAAACGAACAATCCAGCCGCCACGGTACCCCACACGCCGTTGAAGGCATGGACAGAGACGGCTCCCACGGGGTCATCGAGACCCAAACCGTCGAAGACGGCGAGACCGAGCACCAGGATGGCACCGGCGACCAGGCCGGTGAGCACGGCGAAGGGGGCGCTCATGGTGGCGCAACCGCCGGTACTGGCGACCAACCCCGCCAGGCCTCCATTGACGGTGGTGGTCATGAGCACCGGCCGTCGCAGCAGACCCATCAGCAGAATGGCGCCGACCACCCCAGCGCTTCCGGACAAATGGGTGTTGAGCAGAATGCGCCCGAGGTTGGCACCGGCTTCCAGGGCACTGCCGCCGTTGAAACCGAACCAACCGACCCAAAGAATGAAGCCTCCGGCGGCGACGAGCGGAAGGTTGTGGCCAGGGATAGTTCGCGCCGTGCCGTCTTGAGCGAAGCGGCCGAGGCGCGGCCCGAGCACCAAGATTCCCGCCATCGCACACCAGCCGCCGATCGAGTGAACGACCGTGGCTCCGGCGAAGTCGATGAACCCGAGCTTTCGAAGCCAGCCCTGGGTTTCACCGTAGTAGCTGCCCCAAACCCAGCTTCCAAAAACCGAGTACACGCCGATGGTCACCAGCACGGAGATCACCAGGTACGGCCAAAATCGTATGCGCTCGGCCATCGCGCCGGAGACGATGGTGGCGGCCGTCGCCGCGAACATCATTTGGAATAAGAGCAAGGAAAAGTCCCAGTCGACCCCGGACGACAGAATAAAGTGATCGGTACCGAACCAACCGGTAGGGTTGGTACCGAACATCAATCCGTAGCCTACAAACCAGAAGAAAAGCGCGCCGAAACACATGTCGACGAAGTTCTTCATGACCACGTTCACCGTGTTCTTCGATCGGACGGAACCGCCCTCGAGGAAAGCGAAGCCCAACTGCATGAAGAAGATGAGCGTGGTCGCCGTCATCAACCAGACGGTGTTGATCGTCAGTTCCATTCCGCCTACGACATCCATCAGATTCTCCTGCCCCATTCCCTCAATCCCCCAAGTCAACGCCCGCCGGTCGATGGTGTCCAACGTCCGCAGGTTGGTTCATTTCAGAAGCTTCGACCGCCGGGCCCGCGCCACCGGTGCCCAGGTCTTCGGCGGCGAAGTGCGCAGCCAATCGGGCCGCTACTTGCCGAGTCTGCATTCGCGCTTGGCCGAGCACTGCCTGGCTCCCCATCACCAGCAGTAGGCAGCGGGTCGCATCGACAGCCCGCGCGACCACCAGGCCCGAGGGGCTCTCGAGAATCAGGCTGTCGACTCTCTCACCGGCCACTTCCCGCACCGCCATCCGAGTGGCTTCCAAGAGATCCAGCAATGCACGGCCGGCCAACCCTTCGGACTCCTCGGCGCCAAACTCTCTCAGGATCTCGTCGCCTTCGCCCAGCAGCATTCCGAACCGCAGACCTCCGAGCCGATCGAGCGATCGAAGGATTCCATCGATCGCCAGACTGGGCTCTTCGAGCGGGACGATCTCCGGTGCCTTTTCTCGCTCTCCGGTCGGTAGAAAACGCTCGATGGTGGAAAGCAACTCGGAGTTGGTGAACGGCTTCTTGAGAATCGAATTCGCTCCGACGTCGTCCGCCCTCCGGCGAGTTTCGTCGTCGACGATGCCGGAGATGAACACCACCGGCACCTCCGCCAAGGCGGGCGAGCGACGAATGAACTCGCAGACCTCAAAGCCGTTCACCTCGGGCATCACGAGGTCACAGACCACCACTTGCGGCGCCGCCGCGACGAGGCCGTCGATCGCCTCTTGACCATTCGAGGCACCCACCACTTCAATACCGCGGCCGGTGAGCATGCGTTCGACGGCCTTGCGGACGCTGATACTGTCGTCGACCAAAAAGAGTCTCATCGCTTCGGATTCCACGACCTACTTCGCCTCCTGTCCCGGCAAATGGCCCTCATCCCAGTCCACCGCGATGGTGAGTAGAAGCTGCTGCACCGTCATATTGATCGTTCGGGGCTGATGGAAGACTTCCCGCCGACGCATCGGCTGGAAGCGAAACTCCGTCCGACGGTCCTGCTCGCTCTCGGTGAGCAGCCGAGCAAAAGCCCTCTCTCCGGTCCGGCCCGAAAAGACTCCGTGAACGACCTGCCCGTCATCGAACATCAGATCGCCCATGGTGCCGTCTCGGAACACCAAACGCAGTCGCCCGGTTTTGCGCGCATGCGCGAGGGCCTGGGTGAGATCCACCAGACTGAGTACTCTGAGAGAGCCACTGAGAACGTCTTCCCGCGTCGCGAGGGGATCCGGCTCCGGCCGCTCCTGAACCGACCGCAATCCCGATGGATGGACCCCTTCCAGAATCTTTCGTAACTCTTCGGCCATCTCCTTAGCGCTCGCCACGGCGGGCAGTCGGAAGTCGATTCCCGGCGGAGGAGAGCTACCGCTTCCGATGATCGCCAAAGGCATCCCCTGGAGGGCCGGATCCTCACGCACCATCTTCGCAAAGGCCCGAACGTCTTCTTGATCGACGGCCACGCCAACCACCACCAGATCCGGTGGATCCCACTCGAGGAGAGTGAATGCATAGAGAAGATCCGGAGCGACGGTGACCGTTGCGACCTCTCGACAGGTAGTGAGAAGGGCAAAGGCTCGCGCTGGATCGGCTTCGATGAGCACAATTCGCTTCAACGGACCTCCCTCACGAAGCGACCCTCGCGATGGGATCCCGACCGGTCAAGCGCCGCAGTTCTCGCGCCAGCACGGCTTCGTCCACGGGTTTCGGCAGGTAGTCCGTCACCCCGAGACGAGCCGCGAGCTCACTGTGCTTTCGACCGGTCCGAGTGGTGACGACGATCACCGGCAGATGCTTGGAGGCGGGCCGCTGGCGGACCCATTCGACCAACTCATAGCCATTGAGATTCGGCATCTCGAGATCTGTCACCAGCGCATCAAAGTTCTCTTCTCGCAGCGTTTCCTGTGCCTCAATGCCGTCCGAGGCCACGGAGAGATCGAAGCCCATCCGGCTGAGGCGTCGGCCTAGGATCTTTCGCACGCTGAGGGAATCGTCCACCAGAAGTATGCGGGGAGCAGACGGGACGGCGGCCTCTTCCACCGGGCTGACGGAGGTGGCAAGACCCTGCGAAGAGAGATTCCACAGTCCTACCGGGTCGAGCAGCAACTCGACTTTCCCCTCCTTCGCCACCACGGCGCCGGCGAGATAGTCGAGGCCGCGCAGGAAGTTGCCGATGCCCCGCGCCACGACTTCCTCGATCTCGAGCAGTTGATCGACGATCAAACACCACGACCGTCCCTCCGAACGCAAGATGACACCCTGCTCGAGGCGGGCTGTCGCCTCCGACGGTAGATCGAGCAGCGTAGAGGCACGGCGGACCGGCAATTCTCGGCCGCCGGTGAAGACGGTCCTCTCCTCATCGGAACCGTGGATGTGATCCGACGGGAACTGCACCGTCTGCTCTACTACCGAAGTCGAGATGGCAAAGAATTGAGAACCCACCCGCACCCGAAGTGCCTCGGAAACAATCAGCGTCAGAGGAACTCGCAGAATGAACCGGGTGCCGCCGCCAACCTCGTTGTGCACTTCGACCAGGCCACCGATACGGCGGAGATTCTCGCGCACCACGTCGAGCCCCACACCGCGCCCGGCAGCCTCGGAAACTTCCGCATGGGTGCTCAGGCCGGCCTCGAAGATCCACGGCAGCACCTGATCATCCTCCGCCCCTTCGATCTCCTCCCGGCGATGCGGATACAGCGCCAACGCCCGGTTTCGCACCGACTCAACATCGACTCCCGCTCCGTCATCGGAGACCTCGATCAACACCGAGGACCCCTCCGGATAGGCATGGAGGCCGAGCTTGCCGACCGCCTGCTTACCGAGGCGAAGGCGAGTCTCGGTCGACTCGAAGCCGTGAACCAGTGCGTTCTGGATCAAGTGCATCACCGGATCCACCAACTCCTCGGCGATGGCGCTATCCATCTCCACCGCTTCGCCTCGCACCTCGAGAGCGACCTGCTTGTGCAGCTCTTCGGCCAGGCTTTCAACGCGCCGCCGGAAGCGTCCGAATAGACTGCCTGCGGTCACCATCCGCGTCTGCCCGAGGTGGGTGCGCAGCGACCGAATCGAGCGCAAGATCTGGGTACTCTCGCGTTCGAGCAGTTGTCGCGACCGATCGACTTCGGCCTGTACTTCTCCAAAGTCCGAAACGATCTCATCGAGGCGACGAGACAAGACGTCCAGCTCGTGATAGCGATCGAGTTCCAGTTCGCTGAAAATGTCCGCGAGGGATTGACCTGCCACTCTCGGCAAGGCGCGCCGAACGATCGGAGGTTCCTCGGAGCCCTTCCGCTCGGCCGCTTCGGCCACCTTCCAGGAGACCGACCGCAGCCGATCGCGCAGTTCGCCGAAGGGTTTCTCGAGGGTGCGGTGGGACTCGATCTGGCGGTCCAAGCGATGTCGACTGACCACCAAGTCGCCGACCGAGCGAAGCATCTCGTCGATCTGCCCGATGTCGACTCGCACCGTCGCGCGAGCTTCGATGGGCCGGCTGGAGGACTCGGCCTCCGGTTCAAGGTCCGAAAGGTCGAGGCTCCACGGTGTCTCCTGGACACCCTCTGCCGCCGGTCGCTGCGGAGCGAGAGCGGCGACCGGCTCGTCTACCTGCGAGGGGGGAACCGACAGAGGGTCCTGCTCTTGAATCGGCTCAGACGCGTCGATGGGCGTCGGCGCTGAGGCCGCATCTGAGGAGCCCTTCGCGGCGGCTTCCAAGTCGTCTCTCGTCGTCAGCGCAGCGAGTGCGCGGCGCGCCACATTCACCGCTTCAGCGACGGTCGCTCCACCCCCGCCGCCGACCACCTTGAGCATGATCACCACGGCGTCGGCGCAGCGTGCCAGGGCGCGCCGAGCGGGCACCGACAAGCGCACCTCGCCGGTTCGCACCTGCACCAGCAAATCTTCGGCGTCATGGGCAAGCTCCCCGATCGGGGCACAACCCACCGTCAAAGCCGCACCCTTCAAGGTATGCCAGCGTCGGAAGAGAGTATCGATCACCTCCGTGGAAGATTCCTCCGCCGCCGCCTCACGCAGGTCCTGATAAATGCCTTCGAGATGTTCTTCCGCCTCCGGCAAGAAGAAGTCCAGGACATCGGCCTGATTGCGACCGAAGCGCCCGAGCTGCAGCGCCATCGACTCGGCCCGGTGTGGAGAAGCGGGCACCGATGGGTCGATCGGCCGAGACCGCCCTGCCTGCTCGGTACCGTTTTCCGCCAGACTCTGAACGATCGATCGCACTCTCGGCAGGTGTGCCACCAAAACTCGTTCCGACTCTTCCGGCTGTTCCGGCGCGCGTTCAACGGCCACCTCCATCTCTCCCGCCAAGCGCGACAGATGCTCGAAGCCGTACAGAGCCGCCGAGCCCTTCAAGCGATGAGTCAACACCTCGATAGACGACCATGCATCCCTCCCCTGGTCGGTGCCCAAATCACCGATCAAGATTTGCAGCTCGTCGAGAAGCTTCCGACTCTCGGTCAGGAAACTCCCCAGCAGGTCTCCAAGGTGGCTATCGCTCATGCGATCTTCGACGTCCTCTTTTTTGCGATCTCTTGGTTGCAATCAGGAGGGCAGCTTGAAGCGCGCCAAGCTGGTGCTCAGCTCCTCAGCCAACCGCTCGAGCTGCTCGGCAATGACACGACCTTCCTGCACTGAATCGGTGGTTCGGCTGGTGATCTCGGCGACGGAGCGGACGCCCTGGGCCACCTGCTCGACACCCGCCACCTGCTCCTGCGTCGCCGAGGAGATGCGGATGGCGAGCTGTGCCGAGACGCCGGCAATGGAGCCGATCTCTTCCAACCGCTCGCCCGCCTTCTGGGTCACCTGAAATCCGGTTTCGACCTCCCGGGTTCCGTTCTCCATCGCCCGCACGGTCTCCTGGATTTCCGCCTGTACCGTTTCGATCAATTCAGCGATTCGCTTGGTCGCCTTGGCCGAATCGTCAGCCAGTTTGCGCACCTCGTCCGCCACCACCGCAAAGCGCGCCCCTTCGGCGCCCGCACCGGAGGCCTCGATGGCGGCGTTCAGAGCCAGCAGGTTGGTCTGAGACGAAATGTCCGAAATGGTCTCGACGATTTCCGAAATCTCCAGGGAACGGTCGCCCAAAACCTTGATTCGACCGGCGATTCCCTGCACCTCGGAACGAATTCGCTGCATGCTGTCCAGAGTCTGCCCCACCGCCTGCTGCCCCGCCTCGGCGGCTTCTCGGGTTTGACGCGCCGCCTGCTCGGAGCCTTCGGCGTTCTGCGCGACCGCTCGAACATTGGTCGAAACCAAGGCAACTTCGCGGTTCATTCGCTGCGTGTCCTCGGCCTGGTTCCGGATGTCCGTCACCATGCGGTCTGTCGCCTCGATCATCTGGCCGGCCCCACCGTTGACGGACTCTGCGGTCCGACGGACACCGATCAGAATCTCGCCGATCTGCTCCACCACCAGGTTGATCGCGTCCACCACGTTGCCCAGCACGTCCTCCGTCACGCGTCCCCGCTGGGTCAGGTCGCCCTTGGCGATCTCTGTCGAAACGAGCAGGAACTCACGGATATTGGCCTGCAAACTCTCTCGCTCGACGCGATCCACTTCGCCTTGCGCTTCCTGCTCCCGACGTAGTTCCTGGCGCTCTCCGAGAAGCCGGTTGAAGGCACCGGAGACGACGCCGAACTCATCGCGCGAAGTCACCGGAACGGGTTCCGAATAGTCGCCGCGGCTCGCTCGCAAAGCCGCACCCGCCATCGCCCGTAGGGGACGGGTGACGCGGTCCGCAAAGAAGAAGGCGGCGATCGCCCCTAGGAGACCGAAGAGGGCGAGCCAGCCCAACACCTGGAGGGCTGCACGCTGAGCCTCCTCAGCCGACTCGCTGAGATCGAAACCTACCCGTACCGTGGCCGAGTCGCCGGCTACACGGCGGGCCATCTCGAGCGCTCGGCGACTCGCCCCTGAGCCACCGACGGCGATCTCCACCGGCGCGCCAGGACGGGCCGTGACCGCCTGCACCGCCGCGGGATCGACTCCTTCGGCGAAGGCACCGGCCAGCTGAGCGCCGGTACGGTCGGCAATCACCAGGTACGCCAACCCCGATTCCCCAGCAGCCCCGGCAACCAAATGGCGAACCGCTTCCGTATCTCCATCGGCCAAAGGTTGCCGGAGTTGCGCCACCCAGGATTCGGCGATCACCCGGCCTCGGTCCGCAGTGAGTCCTTCGTACTGCCGCTGGAGGACAAAGGCGGTCGCCAGACTGGCCACCAGCGCAAGGGCCAGGATCCAACCGAGAAAGAAGAACAAGATCTTCGCTTTGAGGCGAACTCCTCCGCCCTGGGAGGAGCGCTCCCGCCGAGGCTCCTCACGATCTCGCAGGGCTCGTTGCGGCGCGAGCGCTTTGCGGAGACGCTCCAGCGTTCCGGGCCGTGAAGTGGACGATTTGGCAATGGACTCAGCCATGGGTAGCAATCCCTCCTGACATCTCCGCACGATGGACGCCCAAGGCGCCGAGCATCCGACCCACATGAAGCAGTATGGCGCTGCGATCCCGCGACGTCTCGGCCCCGGCGGCTAAAGACTCCAGACGCGCCCGGGCGAACTCCTGACGACCCTCCTCCAGAGTGCTCGGCGGAGCTAGAGCAGCGTGATCGAGAAGTTCGAATCCCAAGACCTTTTCGATGTCGAGAGCCGCCTCCAACGAGCCACTGGTCACGATGATCGCCAGGCCTCGTGACTCCACCGGACCCTCGCCGAGATGTTCGTGAAGAAGCAAGAGCGGGAGAACGCGGCCGCGAAAATTCGCCAAACCAGCGACCCACTCAGGACTATGGGGCACGGGCGTCAGGAGATCGTACGGAACGACTCCCTGGCACTCGCGGCCGAGCAAGCCGACCACCCGCCCTCCAACCTGCACGAAGCAGACCCTCTCTTCGACCGCCTGGGTAGCGTTCATGGTTCACACTGACGAGCAACAGCCTCGGAAAGCTGCTCCGCCGTAAAAGGCTTGGTCAGGTAGTCCGCGGCTCCCTGCATCTTTCCCCACTCGATATCGCTCTCTTCCTTCTTCGAGCTGATCAGAACCACCGGCAACCGGCGCGTGGCGTCCTGCCGACGCAATGAACGGAGGATCTGGTACCCGTTGCGCTCCGGCATCACCACGTCGAGGAGCAGCACGGCAGGCCGTTCCTCAGCAATTCTGACTTCGAGGTCGGGTTCGTTGGGAAGGTCTACAATTTCGTGTCCAGCATCCTGCAACATGGTCCGGACGAGCGTGACAACTTCCGGCGCATCGTCCACTACGACCACTTTAGCCATGGTCTCCCCTCCGCCGATGCGCGCCACCGGGCTGGCGCCGGGGCGCGCGGATCGCAAGCATCAACAAAAAAACAACGACAAAAAACAAAGGCTACCGGAGTAGCAGGCCCGCATTATAGGCCATGCCAGAGCAACATGCTTTAGCATATCTATAGGCAGTTGACGCTGGATTCGGAAGGCTCTGACGCGCCGCAGCGTGCTCAGAAATATCGAGAAACTCGATTCGAAGAATACTTTCGATCTTGAGTTGACCTGCCCGTCACTCAACCGAAAGATTCCATCGAAGGATCATTACACGAACAATCGGGGCTGGCGGATTCCCCCGGCGAGGACCGAAAGGATCCCTTTGAAGAGCTGCTGCCACGTAGGGATCCAGGATTCACTGGCACGGGACTTCACCAGCGCCGCAGAGGCCTTCGAGATGGTCCTCGAGATGCGGCACGGCGATCGCCGCGCCCAGTTCAACCTGGACCGGGTGCGCCTGAACCGGACCTCGAGGAACTCGGCCTAGCGGTCTCCCCGGACCCCGGTGGCCTTGGCCTTCAAGAAGTCGCGGTTCAAGCGGGCGATCCAGTCCACGCTGATGCCCTTCGGGCACACTGCCTCGCACTCGCGGTAGTTCGAGCAGTAGCCGAAACCCTCGTCCTCCATCGCCTCGACCATCCGAACCGCCCGCGACGGGCGCTCCGTTTGGCCCTGCGGCAGGCTGCCGAGGTGCCCCGCCTTGGCGGAGGTGAAGAGCTGCGCGGCGCCGTTCGGACACTGTGCCACGCAGGCGCCACAGCCGATGCAGGCAGCGGCATCAAAGGCCGCATCGGCATTCTCCTTGGCCACCGGGAAAAGGTTCGCCTCCGGCGCAGCACCGGTGGAAACAGAGATGTAACCGCCGGCTTCGATCACCCGATCGAAGGCCGACCGGTTGACCACCAGATCCTTGACCACCGGGAAGGCGGCCGAGCGCCAGGGCTCGATCTGCAAGACGTCGCCGTCCTGGAATTCGCGCATGTGGAGCTGGCAGGTGGCAGTCAGCGCCTGCGGGCCGTGGGCCATGCCGTTGATCATCATGCCGCAGGAGCCGCAGATGCCCTCGCGGCAATCGTGGTCGAAAGCCACTGGCGCCTCGCCCCGCTCGATCAAGCGCTCGTTCAGCACGTCGAGCATTTCCAGGAAGGACGAGTGGGAGCTGATGTCGTCGACCTCGTACTCCACCAGGCGACCTTTGTCCCGCGGGCCCGATTGACGCCAGATTCTGAGGGTCAACTTCATTACTTGTAGCTCCTTTGGCTCGGGTGGACCACGTCGAAGGTCAGGTTTTCCTTGCAGAGGGTCGGCTCCCGGCCAGCCCCCTCGAATTGCCAGGCGGCGACGTAGGAGTACTCCTCGTCGTTGCGCAGCGCCTCGCCCTCTTCGGTCTGGTGCTCTTCCCGGAAGTGCCCGCCGGCGGACTCCTCGCGGTCGAGGGCGTCGCGGCACATCAGCTCCGCCAGCTCAAAGAAGTCGGCTAAGCGACCGGCCTTCTCCAAGGACTGGTTGAGGCCGTCGCCGGTGCCGAGCACCTTGACATCGGCATGGAAGGCGTCGCGCAGCTCGCGCACCTGGCCGATC from Acidobacteriota bacterium includes the following:
- a CDS encoding chemotaxis protein CheW, whose amino-acid sequence is MNATQAVEERVCFVQVGGRVVGLLGRECQGVVPYDLLTPVPHSPEWVAGLANFRGRVLPLLLLHEHLGEGPVESRGLAIIVTSGSLEAALDIEKVLGFELLDHAALAPPSTLEEGRQEFARARLESLAAGAETSRDRSAILLHVGRMLGALGVHRAEMSGGIATHG
- a CDS encoding response regulator translates to MAKVVVVDDAPEVVTLVRTMLQDAGHEIVDLPNEPDLEVRIAEERPAVLLLDVVMPERNGYQILRSLRRQDATRRLPVVLISSKKEESDIEWGKMQGAADYLTKPFTAEQLSEAVARQCEP
- a CDS encoding succinate dehydrogenase/fumarate reductase iron-sulfur subunit; its protein translation is MKLTLRIWRQSGPRDKGRLVEYEVDDISSHSSFLEMLDVLNERLIERGEAPVAFDHDCREGICGSCGMMINGMAHGPQALTATCQLHMREFQDGDVLQIEPWRSAAFPVVKDLVVNRSAFDRVIEAGGYISVSTGAAPEANLFPVAKENADAAFDAAACIGCGACVAQCPNGAAQLFTSAKAGHLGSLPQGQTERPSRAVRMVEAMEDEGFGYCSNYRECEAVCPKGISVDWIARLNRDFLKAKATGVRGDR